DNA from Mesorhizobium sp. B2-1-1:
TCGCCGGCCGGGCCGGCAACCTGCCAGAATTCCGGCGAGGCTATCGAATCCGGCATGATCAGCTGGAACTTGATGCCCTGTTCCGCCGACTGGCGCAGGATCAGGCCAGCCTCCGGGTGGTAACCGCCGAAATAGACAACGTCGGCCTTGAGGTCCTTGAGCTTGGTGACGAGCGCCGAATAGTCCTTTTCGCCGGCATTGATGCCTTCATAGTCCACTTCCTTCAGGCCGCCGGCATTCATCGTGGCCTTGACCGCATCGGCAACGCCCTGACCGTAGGCACTCTTGTCATGCAGGATGACGACGTTCTTGCCGGCATACTTCTTCGCGATCCAGGGGCCGATGAAGGCACCCTGCGCATCGTCACGCGTATAGAGGCGCATGATCGTCGGCCAGCCGGCCTTCGCTGCGGCGTCGGTCAGCACCGGGTTCGAGGAGGCCGGGCTCATCATCAGGGCACCGGCTTCGGCATAGACGGCGGAAGCCGGAATGCTCGAACCCGAGCAAGCGTGGCCGTCGATGAACTTGACGCCATTGGCGACGATACGGTTGGCGACCGAAACCGCCTGCTTCGGGTCGCACTGGTCATCCTCGATATCGAGCTTGATCTGGCGACCGTCGACACCGCCGGCAGCATTGATCGCGTCGGCGGCAGCCTGCGCGCCCTGCTTGAACTGATCGCCAATGGTGGCGAGCTGTCCGGTCATCGGACCGACCACCGAAAAGGTGATGTCGTCGGCATAGGCGACCGGCGCGCTCATCATCAGGCCGAAAATGGCCGCGTTCAAAATACTTAATTTTTTCATTGCGGTATGACTCCTCCACTCACGCGCGGCCGCCCCGGCCACGCTTCTTCCAGAGAGGCCGGACAATTTCATCCTTCGTGTGGCCTGTCTAGGCGCATTGGCGGCGCTCGATTAGGCCTGCGGAGCATCTCTGGAGCAAAAAGGCAAAAGCCGCGCCGGCCTTGTTCCGGCCGGTCGCGGCTTTGCCTGTCGAGCTGTTTCTCAAGCGCCCCCGCACTCGAACCCAACTCGCCTTCCCTGTCTTCCTGCTGGCCCTGATCTTTCCGAAACCGGATCATGGCCGCCGCGCCGCTGGCCCTGTCGGGCGTGCCGCGTTCTTGGTTTTGTCACGTGGCCGTCTTACCGCGGCCTTGTCCTTGCCTGGCGGACCAGAAGGCCGCCCTGCCTTATCTCTAAATTCAGTGCATCGTCATCCATTCGCGGGCTTCGCGCAGCGCCTTGGCGATCTCGACCTTCGACATCGCAGCCGACAGTTCCGAACGCAATTCCGCAGCGCGGGCCGAACCCTTGATCGCGGCGATGTTGAACCATTTGTGGGCGGCGACGACATCGGTCTCGCAATCGCGGCCCGTCGCATACATCATCCCCAGTTCGAAAAGAATGTCGGCCTGGGCAGTTGCCCCCATGGCGCCGAAGCCTGCTTCAAGCATTTCAAAACGTGCCATTTTTCAATCCTCTCTTCCGGCCCTGTCTGGCTCCCGAGAGCTGCCTCCGTTTGTCTGCCCGGGCTGCTCTTTCGATGCTTTCGAGAATGCCGCTCAGGCTTGAATCCGTCGTTAAATGGCGTGCTTAATTTGAGGAAAACAAAGCTAAAACAATAGGTAAACGTGGAAATTCGTTAAGGATACAAAGCCAGCGATTCAGCCGGATAGCGCCAAATTTGACGACAATTTTCGCGGGCGGAATCAACACTCTGCTAACCACGCGAAACAAACGCCGCGCATGCATGCATTCATTTCCCTGCCGACATTGCTTCCGTCGGCGCATCTGAATTGCCAAAGCTTCCGCTGCGGCACCGCTTTTGTTTTGCAGGGAGCTGGATTAGCTTACGTTTGCGTAAGCGGCAGACCGGCGAGGCGTAGCCTCCTGCCGGTATCCAAGGGAGGAAAGATGTTTCGAAAAGCAAGCCTGGCCCTGGCGGCCACTTTGATCCTGACCGGTCTGGCCTGGGCCGATCCGATCGAGGGAAACTGGAAGACGCAGGCCGGCGATACCGCGGCCATCGGGGGCTCGGGTTCATTTTCCATCACGCTGAAGTCTGGCAAATATGCCGGCAAGACCATCGGTTCGCTCAAGGCGTCCGGCGACAACAAATACACCGGCAACATAACCGACCCGGCAAACGACAAGACCTACTCCGGCAAGGCGACACTGTCGGGCACCTCGCTGAAAATGAGCGGCTGCGTGCTCGGCGGGCTGATCTGCAAGAGCCAGACCTGGCACAAGCTCTGATCGACCCCATCCTTGCGACATGAAAACGGGGCCGGCAGGCCCCGTTTTCATGTCATGATCCTGGCGTGCTGTGCCGGCGGCCATGCTCCTTATGGCCAGCGCCGCCTCAAAACCCATCAACCAATTTGAACGGCAGATGAACGCCGGCATCAGAGCCGGTTCAGTCGTGCCCGGGCATTCTCCTGCGTGTTGAAGGAGACACGACCAATGCTCGCTCACCATCGTCTGCCTGCTGGTGAGCCTGTTTGGAATGTTCTTCGCCATCCTCGTCGCCGAAGCGGGCCGTTCGGCCCGTTCCTGGGACGAGGCCAGTTCCAGAACCTGCCGCCTCGCCTGCCCGACCACCCTTCGCCCCTGAGACAGAAACCAAAGACCTGACCAACCACAAGACCTCGAAAGAAAAGCAAAGACCATGAACCGCATCGCCGCCAATCTCTTCAAAACCGTTCGGCTTCTGCCGCGGGCGGCGCTCATCCTGGCGTTTCTTGCCGCACCGGTCCTGGCCGTGCCGATGATGCGTACCGATGCCGGGTCCACGATCGACGCGCCAGCACTGAAGAAATCCGGCGTCGGTTTCGTGCTGCTGGTCAGCCTGCAGCGCGGATAAATTGCGCCTTCGATCGGGACACCCCTCCCAACCGCCTATCCAAATCTCTATATTGAGCCATGGAAAAGCGAATCTACCCCCAAGCCATCGAATCTGTCGTCATGCCCGAGCCTTTTGGCCGGCAAAGCTTCGACACCGCCGAAAAGGCGGTCGCGGCGCTGCAAGCCCTTTATGACCGCAACACCAAGTTCCTGCGCGACTCCTTCGCGGCGCTTGCCGCCGGCGGGGACAGCAGCAAGCGCTACCGCGCCTTCTACCCGGAGATCGGCGTCACGACGAACTCGTTCACCCAGATCGATTCACGCCAAGCCTATGGCCACATGCCGACGCCGGGGCATTTTTCCACCACCATCACCCAGCCGAGCCTGTTCGAAAGCTATCTGGTCGAGCAATTGCGTCTGATCATGCGCAACCACGGGGTCGCGGTCACGGTCTCGGAATCGACAACGCCGATCCCGCTGCATTTCGCCTTTCTCGAAGGCACCCATGTCGACGGAACCGCGGCCGAGCGTATCCAGCGGCCTATCCGAGACCTGTTCGACGTGCCAGATCTCGACGGTACAGATGACCAGATCGCCAACGGCACGTTCGAAGTGGCGTTCGGAGAACCAAGGCCGCTGGCGCCCTTCACCGCGCAGCGGATCGACTATTCGCTCCACCGCCTGTCGCACTATACCGCGACCACGCCGCAGCATTTCCAGAATTTCGTGCTGTTCACCAACTATCAGTTCTATATCGACGAGTTCGTGGCACGCGCCCGTGACCTGATGGAGAATGGCGGCGGCGGATATGCCGAATTCATCGAACCGGGCAACGTGGTCACCAAAGCCGGGCAGAGCGCCCCGAGCGAAGGGGTGGCGCCGCAGCGCCTGCCGCAGATGCCGGCCTACCACTTGAAGAAGCCGAACCATGGCGGCATCACCATGGTCAATATCGGTGTCGGACCCTCCAACGCCAAGACGATCACCGATCATATCGCTGTGCTGAGGCCGCATGCCTGGGTGATGCTCGGCCATTGCGCGGGCCTGCGTAATACGCAGGCGCTGGGCGATTATGTGCTGGCGCATGCCTATGTGCGCGAGGATCACGTGCTGGACGACGACCTGCCAGTCTGGGTGCCGATCCCGCCGCTGGCCGAAATCCAGGTGGCATTGCAGGAAGCGGTGGCCGAAGTGACCGGCCTGTCCGGGTACGATCTCAAGCGCATCATGCGCACCGGCACTGTAGCCACCATTGACAACCGCAACTGGGAACTGCGCGACCAGCGCGGACCGGTGCAGCGGCTTTCGCAGTCGAGGGCGATCGCACTTGACATGGAATCGGCAACGATCGCGGCCAATGGCTTCCGCTTCCGCGTGCCTTACGGCACGCTCTTGTGTGTCTCCGACAAGCCGCTGCATGGCGAACTGAAGCTGCCCGGCATGGCGACCGAATTCTACAAGCGGCAGGTGGCGCAGCACCTCACCATCGGCATCAGGGCGATGGAAAAGCTTTCGGAAATGCCGATGGAGCGGCTGCATTCGCGCAAGCTCAGAAGTTTTTCGGAAACGGCCTTCCAGTAGCCGATCTGCGCGCCGCCAGAGCCATTCGCCGTCTTGCCGGCGATTCGCCATCTTGCCGGCAATTCGCTATCTTGATTGAGCCGCATTTTTGCCGATAACCGGGCGGGGACCATCGCAGGCAACTCATGCAGATCTGATCCGATGAAACGCAGTCGAGACATGGCGGCTTCACTGGTATTCATCGTGATGATGACGCTCTCGGTCGCGCTGGTGGCCGGCTTCTTAGGCGCGTTGCACCCGGCGCTCGATTCCTTTTCGCATTTCCGCATTCACCTCGCCGTGCTGATGGCGCTTTGCGCGCTGCCGCTGCTGGCGACATCGTTTCGCCTGCAAGCGGCCGCGGCCCTGGTTTTTGCCGTGGCCGCTCTTGCCACCGCTTCGACCGCCTTGCCCCGGCCGTGGCCGGTTCAGGCGGTCGCCAAACCCACCGACCAGGTAGTCTACAGCCTGCTGCAGATGAATCTGCGCTACGACAACCCGACGCCGAAAAAAGTGCTGTCACTGATCGGCCGGACCAATCCCGACGTCATCACCCTGGACGAGGTGTCGACGATGTGGGCGACGGAGCTTGGCTACATCGCCAGCGCCTATCCATACCGGATCCTCTGTCCCTATCCCAACGGCGTATTCGGCGTCGCGCTGCTCTCGCGGCGGCCCTTTCTCGCCGGCACCGCGCCACATTGCGAGCGCCGGGGCGCAATGGCCGTTGCGACCATCGATTTCGGCGGCAGGAGCGCCGACGTCGCCGCCATCCATCTCAGCTGGCCGTGGCCGCGGGAACAGTATTGGCAGATCGGCGAACTCTCGGAGCAGCTTTCATCGCTCGGCCAAACCGCCATCATGGCCGGCGATTGCAACGCGGTGCCATGGAGCGCCGCGGTGCGGCGCGTCGCCGCTCTCGGCGGACTGACGGTCATGCCGTCGGCCGGGTCGACCTGGATTCACCGGAAGCTGCCCGACTTCCTGCGCCGCTATGCAGGCCTCCCGATCGACCAGGCGTTCAGCAAGGGCGGCGTGACCATTCTGTCGTCAACGCGACTGGAAGATACCGGCTCCGACCATCTTCCCGTACTCGTGGAGTTCTCGCTTCGCCCCGACGACAGGCTGCCCCATGACGAGCATGAGAGCGCGCTCGCGGCGAGCGACCTTGAAAACAATCCGCGCGGTTGATGCTTCGGCATTCTCAGGGTTTGGTCAACGCTTCGACAAGGTGCTCGACAGGCCCGCCGCCGCGATGCTCGCGCGCATCGAAAGCGTTCTGCCTGGCTTCGTATTCGACATAGATGGTCTTGATTCGGCGCCGCGCCTCGAGATGCGTGCCGGTGCAGAACCAGTTGTCCGGGCGCCGCAGTCCGGCAAGCGCGGTCTCGGTGGCCCGCATCATCCGCCTCGCGATACCGCCATGCGTCTGCTCGTGCTTGCGAACGCCGACCATGAAACGGTCCCAACGCTCGCGCAGGACTGCGCTTGCCGACGAGAGCCGCGGGAAAGTGTAGGTCAGGTTGAGCGTCCCGTTGGCCTGCCGCAGATGGCAGGCTCCATCCTCCCGGACAATATCGAGATCCCAATGCACGGCGTAACCGGTTTCGGCGATGGCGCGCGTCATATAGCCGTGCTTGGGTCCCAGCCGGTCCATTGCCTCGACAAGGGCGGCTCCGGTATTTCCAGCGACATCATAGGTGCGGATGTGAACGGTGAGCTTTGTGCCCGCCGACGCGGCTGATGCGCAAAGCAGCATGAAGGCCATGGCGAGCATCGTCGGGCTGGTCAGGCGCATGTCCGCCTCCTTTGTCGGAGCCGAGCAGACCACACTCGGCGGAAGGCTTCAACGGGCTTGATCGAGGCAGGCGGTCGACGGCGACAGACAAGTCCGCCGCCGCTCGCATGTTTTCGTGACGGCTTAGCCGGGCACGCTCACATGTTCTGATAGACCGGGCCTTCGCCACCTTGCGGCGGCACCCAGTCGATATTCTGGTTCGGATCCTTGATGTCGCAGGTCTTGCAGTGGACGCAGTTCTGCGCGTTGATGACGAAGCGCACGTCCTTGGCCGCCGGATCGGCAGCGGCATTGCCGTCCTTGTCGACCCATTCGTAGACGCCTGCCGGGCAGTAGCGCGTCGAAGGTCCGGCAAAGACGTCATGCTCGGAACGCTTCTGCAGCTCCATGTCCGCCACCAGCAGATGCACCGGCTCGTTTTCCTCGTGGTTGGTGTTGGACAGGAACACCGAGGACAAGCGGTCGAAGGTCAGCACGCCATCGGCCTTGGGATAGTCTATTTTCTTGTGCTTCGCCGCGGGCTCTAGCGTGGCGTAGTCGGCCTTGCCATGCTTCAGCGTGCCGAAGGGCGAGGAGCCGAACAAAGTGTTCAGCCACATGTCCAGGCCGCCGATGGCGACGCCGGCGATGGTGCCGAAGCGCGACCACAGCGGCTTGACGTTGCGCACCTTCTTCAGATCCTTGCCGATGTCTGTCGCCCGCCACGCGGCTTCGTAAGCGGAGAGCTCGTCATTGGCGCGGCCGGCGGCGATTGCCTCGGCGACATGCTCGGCCGCCAGCATTCCCGACAACACGGCATTGTGCGAGCCCTTGATGCGCGGGACGTTTACGAGCCCGGCGGCGCAGCCCATCAACGCGCCACCCGGGAAGCACAGTTTCGGCACCGACTGCCAACCGCCTTCGGTAATCGCGCGCGCGCCATAGCCCAACCGCCTGGCGCCCTCGAAAGTACCGCTGATCGCCGGGTGGGTCTTGAAGCGCTGGAACTCCTCGAACGGCGACAGCCAGGGGTTCTTGTAATTGAGGTGGACGACGAAGCCCACCGCCACCTGATTGTCGTCCAGATGATAGAGGAAAGAGCCGCCGCCGGTCTTGAGATCGAGCGGCCAGCCGAAGGAGTGCTGGACGAGACCCGGCCTGTGCTTCTCCGGCTTGACCTGCCACAGTTCCTTGAGGCCGATGCCGTATTTGCCCGGCTCGCGGCCCTCGGAAAGCCTGAACCTGGCGATCAACTGCTTGGCGAGCGAGCCGCGCGCGCCCTCTCCGATCAGCACATATTTGCCCATCAGCGCCATGCCTGGCGCGAAACCCGGGCCGTGTGTGCCATCCTTTTCGACGCCCATGTCGCCGGTGACAACACCGGTGACGGCGCCTTCCTCGTTATAGAGCAGGCCGGCCGCGGCGAACCCCGGATAGATTTCCACGCCGAGCGCCTCGGCCTTGGCGGCCAGCCAGCGGCAGACATTGCCAAGCGAGACGATGTAGTTGCCGTGATTGTTCATCAGAGGCGGCATCATCATGTTGGGCAGGCGGAAAGAGCCGGCGGGGCCAAGCACCAGGAAATGGTCCGCCGTGACCGGCGTTTTGAATGGATGGTCTTGTTCGTCGCGCCAGCCCGGCAGCAACCGGTCGATGCCGATTGGATCGACGACGGCTCCTGACAAGATGTGGGCGCCAACCTCACCGCCCTTTTCCAGCACGACCACGGAAAGCTCGGGATTGACTTGCTTCAGGCGGATGGCGGCGGCGAGGCCGGCCGGGCCCGCACCGACGATGACCACGTCGAATTCCATGCTTTCGCGTTCGATATCGCTCATCAACCCCTCCGCACTGGCTTGTCGCTATTGCGCGTATCTTGCTGGCTCATGCGCTGCATAGCGCATCAAGTCGCGACAGGAAACCGGCGCGTCTGTGACAACGCGGATTTGGCCAAAAAGTCGCGCATCGTGCCGAAGGACACCCGTTTTGCGCCGGCCTGCCCGCAACGCGTACGTTTTTAATTGTTCGACGGCTTGCTTATCGGCCATACTTCGCACCATGCGCATTCCTGGGCCAGCCGGCTTCTCATCAACGCGCTTCCCATCGACGCCCGGCAGGGCCTGCCGGGCGTTCCTTTCGGCCCTCCCCCTGCTGGCGCCGGTCCATGCCTTTGCAGACGAGGTGAAGGTCTGGGCCACCGGTGCCTACTCCTTCTCCGACGAGCTTGGCGGGTTCGAAATCACCGGCGCTTCCGGCACCGGCACCAAGGACGATCCGCTCGTCATCACCGAAGAGCTGAATTCAGCGACGCCGGTGACGTTGACCATCCGTGCAACCAAGCCGATCCAGGCGTTCGGCAAGGCGGGCGAGTTCGCCAACGGCATCATGTATTTGCGCTTGGACGTGCTCAACAACAGCGGCCAGGCCTGGATCGAATTCCAGTTCGAGCTTCAGGAGGTCCTGAATCAGCCGAGCGTCTTCGGCGACGGGCTTTCGTTCGACCAGCGCAACAAGACGCCTGACAATATCTGGTCGAGCAATTTTGCCGATTTCGACCGCGATTTTGAACCGTATGACCGTCTGCTGTTCAAGAACGGCAAGGTCGACCCGCTAAAGACCGCCAGGTTCGAATTCCTGATCACCGACTATACGCCGCGCTGGACCTTTTATCTGGTGCAGGACCCGCGCATACCGACGGGTTAGGTTGCGGTGAGCGTATGACGCTGCCACAGACAGGCCGTCATTGCCCGGTTGTGCCAATGTCCCCAATCACCAACTTGCAATATGCGACCAGTCGAACGATGGTGGCGCCATGACTGCCGCTTCCCCAAACAGCCGACCTGATATCGCCGAGCTGCTCGCCTTCTATGCCAGCGCGGGCGTCGACGAGGCGTTGGAGGACGCGCCGGTGAACCGCTTCGCGGAAGCCGCGCCCAAGCCGGCGGAGCGGATGCCGGCTGCCGCGCCGAGCGATAGCAGAGCACCGGAGCGGCCCGCCCAACCGCGTCTCGATGCGAGCGCCGTGCCTAACGCTCCGCCGGCGCGCCCGCCCATTTCGGCGGTACCCGACGAGGCGCAGGCGGCGCTGGCGCGTGAATTGGCCTCGGCTGCCTCGACGCTGGACGAGCTTCGCCAGCACATGTCGACTTTTGACGGCTGCAACCTGAAGTTCACCGCCAAGAACCTGGTCTTTGCCGACGGCAACCCGGATGCATCGGTGATGCTGGTCGGCGAGGCGCCCGGCCGTGACGAGGATATAGAAGGCCTGCCCTTCGTCGGCCGCTCCGGCCGGCTGCTCGACCGCATGTTGGCCGCGATCGGGCTAGACCGGACATCCGTCTACATCGCCAATGTCATCCCCTGGCGGCCGCCGGGAAACCGCACGCCGACGCCGCACGAAACCGAGATCTGCCGGCCGTTCATCGAAAGGCAGATCGAACTGGTCAAGCCGAAGGTGCTGGTCAATCTCGGCGGGCCCTCGGCCAAAACCCTTCTGAATACGAGCGAAGGCATCTTGCGGCTGCGCGGCAACTGGCGCGCCCACACGACAGCGTCCGGCGTCGTTATTCCGGCGATGCCGACGCTGCACCCGGCCTATCTACTGAGGACGCCGGCGCACAAGAAGCTGGCTTGGCGGGATTTTCTCGAGGTGAAGGCGAAGCTAAGAGCGCTCACCTCTCCATGACCTCGCGGGTAATTGAAATGCGCCTGCCGTCGCCCTAACCATGCCCTCATGATATCTCCTCAAACCTCCGCCGGCAGCCTCATCCGTGAATGGCGCACGCGACGCCGGATGAGCCAGCTCGACCTCGCCACGGAAGCCGATATCTCGCAGCGGCATCTGAGCTTCGTCGAGAGCGGGCGGGCCGCGCCGTCGCGCGACATGGTGCTACACCTGGCCGAGCAGCTTTCGATCCCGCTTCGCCAGCGCAACCAGCTCTTGCTGGCGGCGGGCTTTGCGCCGAGCTTCAGCGAAAGGCCGCTGACCGACATTTCGCTGGCACCGGCCATGGCGGCGGTCGAGACGGTGCTTCGAGGGCACGAGCCGTTCCCGGCGCTCGCGGTGGACCGGCACTGGAACCTCGTTTCGGCAAACACTGCCATTGGGCCGTTCCTGGCCGACGTTTCCGAGCCCTCGCTGCTCAAGCCGCCAGTCAACGTGCTGCGGCTCAGCCTGCACCCTGGAGGTGTCGCGCCGCGCATCGTCAATCTCGCGGAGTGGCGGGCGCACCTGCTGGAACGCCTGAAGCACCAGAACGACGCGTCAGGCGATCCGGTGCTGATCGAACTGGAGCGTGAGTTGCGCGGTTATCCCTCCGGCCCGAAGAGTGGGCGGCCGGCGCGGGTCGAGCCGAGCGGCATCGTGCATCCGCTGCGGCTTGCCCATGGGGATCAGGTGCTGTCGTTCATCAGCACCATCACCGTGTTCGGCACGCCGCTGGACGTGACGCTGTCGGAGCTGGCGATCGAGTCCTTCTTTCCGGCCGACGAGCAGACGCGGACGGCGCTGGTAAGATTGGCGAAAGAGCGGGCCTAACGGTGCTGATCACCCCTGCGGCGGGGCGGCCTTGCGCGTGCGGGTGCGTTCCAGGCCGAGTTGACGTTCGCGCCAGATGATGAAGATGCCGGCGGCAACGACGATCAGACCGCCGGTCAGCGTGTTCAGCGTGGCGACATCGCCGAAGACGAGATAGCCGACCAAGACGCCGAGGATCATCGAGGTGTATTCGAACGGCGCCACCACCGATGCCTCGGCATGGCGGTAAGCCGAGGTCATCAGGATCTGGCCAAGGCCGCCGCAGAAGCCGGCGGCGACAAGAAGGACCGCCT
Protein-coding regions in this window:
- a CDS encoding uracil-DNA glycosylase, with translation MTAASPNSRPDIAELLAFYASAGVDEALEDAPVNRFAEAAPKPAERMPAAAPSDSRAPERPAQPRLDASAVPNAPPARPPISAVPDEAQAALARELASAASTLDELRQHMSTFDGCNLKFTAKNLVFADGNPDASVMLVGEAPGRDEDIEGLPFVGRSGRLLDRMLAAIGLDRTSVYIANVIPWRPPGNRTPTPHETEICRPFIERQIELVKPKVLVNLGGPSAKTLLNTSEGILRLRGNWRAHTTASGVVIPAMPTLHPAYLLRTPAHKKLAWRDFLEVKAKLRALTSP
- a CDS encoding helix-turn-helix domain-containing protein produces the protein MISPQTSAGSLIREWRTRRRMSQLDLATEADISQRHLSFVESGRAAPSRDMVLHLAEQLSIPLRQRNQLLLAAGFAPSFSERPLTDISLAPAMAAVETVLRGHEPFPALAVDRHWNLVSANTAIGPFLADVSEPSLLKPPVNVLRLSLHPGGVAPRIVNLAEWRAHLLERLKHQNDASGDPVLIELERELRGYPSGPKSGRPARVEPSGIVHPLRLAHGDQVLSFISTITVFGTPLDVTLSELAIESFFPADEQTRTALVRLAKERA
- a CDS encoding electron transfer flavoprotein-ubiquinone oxidoreductase, whose translation is MSDIERESMEFDVVIVGAGPAGLAAAIRLKQVNPELSVVVLEKGGEVGAHILSGAVVDPIGIDRLLPGWRDEQDHPFKTPVTADHFLVLGPAGSFRLPNMMMPPLMNNHGNYIVSLGNVCRWLAAKAEALGVEIYPGFAAAGLLYNEEGAVTGVVTGDMGVEKDGTHGPGFAPGMALMGKYVLIGEGARGSLAKQLIARFRLSEGREPGKYGIGLKELWQVKPEKHRPGLVQHSFGWPLDLKTGGGSFLYHLDDNQVAVGFVVHLNYKNPWLSPFEEFQRFKTHPAISGTFEGARRLGYGARAITEGGWQSVPKLCFPGGALMGCAAGLVNVPRIKGSHNAVLSGMLAAEHVAEAIAAGRANDELSAYEAAWRATDIGKDLKKVRNVKPLWSRFGTIAGVAIGGLDMWLNTLFGSSPFGTLKHGKADYATLEPAAKHKKIDYPKADGVLTFDRLSSVFLSNTNHEENEPVHLLVADMELQKRSEHDVFAGPSTRYCPAGVYEWVDKDGNAAADPAAKDVRFVINAQNCVHCKTCDIKDPNQNIDWVPPQGGEGPVYQNM
- a CDS encoding DUF922 domain-containing protein encodes the protein MRLTSPTMLAMAFMLLCASAASAGTKLTVHIRTYDVAGNTGAALVEAMDRLGPKHGYMTRAIAETGYAVHWDLDIVREDGACHLRQANGTLNLTYTFPRLSSASAVLRERWDRFMVGVRKHEQTHGGIARRMMRATETALAGLRRPDNWFCTGTHLEARRRIKTIYVEYEARQNAFDAREHRGGGPVEHLVEALTKP
- a CDS encoding sel1 repeat family protein — its product is MARFEMLEAGFGAMGATAQADILFELGMMYATGRDCETDVVAAHKWFNIAAIKGSARAAELRSELSAAMSKVEIAKALREAREWMTMH
- a CDS encoding endonuclease/exonuclease/phosphatase family protein; translation: MKRSRDMAASLVFIVMMTLSVALVAGFLGALHPALDSFSHFRIHLAVLMALCALPLLATSFRLQAAAALVFAVAALATASTALPRPWPVQAVAKPTDQVVYSLLQMNLRYDNPTPKKVLSLIGRTNPDVITLDEVSTMWATELGYIASAYPYRILCPYPNGVFGVALLSRRPFLAGTAPHCERRGAMAVATIDFGGRSADVAAIHLSWPWPREQYWQIGELSEQLSSLGQTAIMAGDCNAVPWSAAVRRVAALGGLTVMPSAGSTWIHRKLPDFLRRYAGLPIDQAFSKGGVTILSSTRLEDTGSDHLPVLVEFSLRPDDRLPHDEHESALAASDLENNPRG
- a CDS encoding DUF2147 domain-containing protein — protein: MFRKASLALAATLILTGLAWADPIEGNWKTQAGDTAAIGGSGSFSITLKSGKYAGKTIGSLKASGDNKYTGNITDPANDKTYSGKATLSGTSLKMSGCVLGGLICKSQTWHKL
- a CDS encoding AMP nucleosidase, translated to MPEPFGRQSFDTAEKAVAALQALYDRNTKFLRDSFAALAAGGDSSKRYRAFYPEIGVTTNSFTQIDSRQAYGHMPTPGHFSTTITQPSLFESYLVEQLRLIMRNHGVAVTVSESTTPIPLHFAFLEGTHVDGTAAERIQRPIRDLFDVPDLDGTDDQIANGTFEVAFGEPRPLAPFTAQRIDYSLHRLSHYTATTPQHFQNFVLFTNYQFYIDEFVARARDLMENGGGGYAEFIEPGNVVTKAGQSAPSEGVAPQRLPQMPAYHLKKPNHGGITMVNIGVGPSNAKTITDHIAVLRPHAWVMLGHCAGLRNTQALGDYVLAHAYVREDHVLDDDLPVWVPIPPLAEIQVALQEAVAEVTGLSGYDLKRIMRTGTVATIDNRNWELRDQRGPVQRLSQSRAIALDMESATIAANGFRFRVPYGTLLCVSDKPLHGELKLPGMATEFYKRQVAQHLTIGIRAMEKLSEMPMERLHSRKLRSFSETAFQ
- a CDS encoding branched-chain amino acid ABC transporter substrate-binding protein encodes the protein MKKLSILNAAIFGLMMSAPVAYADDITFSVVGPMTGQLATIGDQFKQGAQAAADAINAAGGVDGRQIKLDIEDDQCDPKQAVSVANRIVANGVKFIDGHACSGSSIPASAVYAEAGALMMSPASSNPVLTDAAAKAGWPTIMRLYTRDDAQGAFIGPWIAKKYAGKNVVILHDKSAYGQGVADAVKATMNAGGLKEVDYEGINAGEKDYSALVTKLKDLKADVVYFGGYHPEAGLILRQSAEQGIKFQLIMPDSIASPEFWQVAGPAGEGTMFVFPSDPQAKPEAKAAVEKIKAGGFVPEGFTLFSYATIQAFAEGIKRAGSDDPAKVAEALKNGQPISTVVGNVTFDEKGDLKNASYDINQWHDGKYAPIQP